A single genomic interval of Streptomyces sp. BA2 harbors:
- a CDS encoding pyridoxamine 5'-phosphate oxidase family protein: MAMDPHHPTPAYLSFWRERHLCTLTTPRPDGTPHVVPVGVTYDPEAGVARVLANKSSAKVTHILAATGTEGPGARVAVCQVDGRRWATLEGYARVRTEEAEIAEAMRRYEERYGRVPRPNPDRVLIEITLTRAMGTRSLGTRTLGEA, encoded by the coding sequence ATGGCCATGGATCCACACCACCCCACCCCCGCGTACCTGAGCTTCTGGCGCGAACGGCACCTGTGCACGCTGACGACCCCGCGCCCGGACGGCACACCGCACGTGGTGCCGGTCGGCGTCACGTACGACCCGGAGGCGGGCGTGGCCCGCGTCCTTGCGAACAAGTCGAGCGCAAAGGTGACCCACATCCTCGCGGCGACGGGCACCGAGGGCCCCGGAGCGCGGGTGGCGGTCTGCCAGGTCGACGGGCGGCGCTGGGCGACGCTGGAGGGGTACGCGAGGGTGCGTACGGAGGAGGCCGAGATCGCGGAGGCGATGCGCCGCTACGAGGAGCGGTACGGGAGGGTGCCGAGGCCCAACCCGGACCGGGTGCTGATAGAGATCACGCTGACGCGGGCGATGGGGACGCGGTCGCTGGGAACGCGGACGCTGGGCGAGGCGTAG